From a single Sporosarcina oncorhynchi genomic region:
- a CDS encoding M23 family metallopeptidase, producing the protein MGSIFIFSQLSSTSVSAQSESEVIDERMRHYFESSSELVPWYHLAAIDQYERNIQQVRPDIEKSPGPISLQFPLEYWIGALNPNSLDTSPLSISFFGGNGTDGNGDGVADRTNPSDVLQTMATHLAFYGPNEAEYKAALWHYYKREATVNQILAIAKLYRHFGTVELDAHTFPIPKRYHYSYRGTFGSSRGWGGRRIHEGTDLFAGYGVPVVATSYGVIEVMGWNNYGGWRIGIRDNHNTYHYYAHLAYFDKGIKEGDVVEPGTLLGYVGSSGYGKEGTSGKFPPHLHYGVYKYNGRTEWSFDPFPALRNWERQK; encoded by the coding sequence ATGGGTAGCATTTTCATTTTCAGCCAATTGTCATCAACTTCCGTATCAGCGCAATCTGAATCGGAAGTTATCGATGAACGAATGCGCCATTACTTCGAATCCTCAAGTGAACTTGTTCCTTGGTATCATTTAGCTGCAATCGATCAATATGAACGGAATATCCAACAAGTTCGACCCGATATCGAGAAATCGCCTGGCCCGATTTCACTTCAATTTCCTTTAGAGTACTGGATAGGTGCATTGAATCCAAACTCACTTGATACGTCTCCCCTTTCTATTTCCTTTTTCGGTGGAAATGGAACGGATGGCAATGGGGATGGAGTAGCGGATCGAACAAATCCATCAGATGTTCTTCAAACGATGGCTACGCATCTGGCTTTTTACGGACCAAATGAAGCCGAGTATAAGGCGGCTTTATGGCATTATTACAAACGGGAAGCGACTGTAAATCAAATTTTGGCGATTGCCAAGCTTTACAGACATTTTGGAACGGTTGAACTGGATGCACACACATTCCCAATCCCTAAACGGTATCATTACAGCTATCGCGGCACATTCGGGTCAAGCCGCGGCTGGGGCGGGCGCAGAATCCATGAAGGAACAGACCTGTTCGCAGGATACGGCGTGCCTGTCGTCGCAACTTCTTATGGTGTCATTGAAGTGATGGGTTGGAATAACTATGGAGGCTGGCGAATCGGGATTCGCGACAATCATAACACTTATCATTATTATGCCCATTTAGCCTATTTTGATAAAGGCATTAAAGAAGGAGATGTCGTCGAGCCTGGTACGTTGCTAGGGTATGTTGGCAGTTCTGGATACGGTAAAGAAGGCACGTCAGGAAAATTCCCACCGCATCTCCATTATGGCGTCTACAAATACAACGGCCGGACGGAATGGTCATTTGATCCGTTTCCCGCTTTAAGAAATTGGGAGAGGCAGAAGTGA
- a CDS encoding thioredoxin family protein codes for MEKLKSVEQFEQLKNGERTIFMFSADWCPDCRIIEPLLPGLMADYPEYEFIYVDRDEFMDICQQHDIFGIPSFIAYHSGEEVGRFVSKDRKTREEIEAFINELSA; via the coding sequence ATGGAGAAATTAAAGTCAGTGGAACAATTTGAGCAATTGAAAAACGGGGAACGGACAATTTTTATGTTTTCAGCGGACTGGTGTCCTGATTGCCGCATCATTGAGCCATTATTGCCAGGATTAATGGCGGATTATCCAGAATATGAATTCATCTATGTAGATCGCGATGAGTTCATGGATATTTGCCAGCAACACGATATTTTCGGTATTCCTAGTTTCATTGCATATCACAGCGGAGAAGAAGTAGGTCGTTTTGTTAGCAAGGACAGGAAGACACGTGAAGAAATTGAAGCATTTATAAATGAATTAAGTGCGTAA
- a CDS encoding glycerophosphodiester phosphodiesterase: MNIFAHRGASGTYPENTISAFKEASYLPVHGVEFDVHMTADNELVVIHDEKINRTSDGKGYVKDMTLSELKNHDFGSWFSADFAGETIPTLQEVLEVFSSTHHVLNIELKSDIFPYDGMVEKVIELVTAMQMESRVILSSFDHGAIQKAKQLAPSIKTGALFMEVLVNPVDYIRNIPADALHVLFPAAIRPSMQEVFEAGLPVRTFTVNDEKYAKMLEQAGVEAIFTDYPEKMYTILQAKS, encoded by the coding sequence ATGAATATTTTCGCACACAGGGGTGCTTCAGGAACTTACCCTGAAAATACGATCAGTGCTTTTAAAGAGGCTTCCTACTTGCCTGTTCATGGCGTGGAATTTGACGTACATATGACGGCAGACAATGAGCTAGTCGTCATCCATGACGAGAAGATTAACCGCACTTCTGACGGTAAGGGGTATGTGAAGGATATGACATTGTCGGAATTGAAAAATCATGATTTTGGCAGTTGGTTTTCTGCTGACTTCGCAGGCGAAACGATTCCGACACTGCAAGAAGTTCTTGAGGTATTCAGCAGTACGCATCACGTCTTGAATATCGAACTAAAATCAGATATTTTCCCTTATGATGGTATGGTCGAAAAGGTTATTGAATTAGTTACCGCTATGCAAATGGAATCACGTGTCATCCTATCTTCATTCGATCACGGAGCTATTCAAAAAGCAAAACAACTTGCACCTTCCATTAAAACAGGTGCACTTTTCATGGAAGTGCTCGTCAATCCTGTCGACTACATCCGTAACATACCCGCAGACGCGTTACATGTACTTTTCCCTGCCGCCATCCGACCATCGATGCAGGAAGTGTTTGAGGCTGGGCTCCCTGTCAGAACATTCACAGTCAATGATGAAAAGTACGCAAAAATGCTGGAACAAGCCGGAGTTGAAGCCATTTTTACAGATTACCCGGAAAAAATGTATACCATACTTCAAGCTAAGTCATAA
- a CDS encoding AbrB/MazE/SpoVT family DNA-binding domain-containing protein, translating into MRSLGIVRKVDHLGRIVIPKELRNSLHLEKGAPMEIFVDEDMIILRKYVVDEACIVTGEITPENTKLSNGMYISPRGAEILKKEIADNKKWN; encoded by the coding sequence ATGCGAAGTTTAGGTATTGTCAGGAAGGTCGATCATCTTGGGCGAATTGTCATTCCTAAGGAACTTAGGAACTCACTCCATCTTGAAAAAGGTGCTCCTATGGAAATCTTTGTAGATGAAGACATGATTATCTTACGAAAATACGTCGTCGACGAAGCTTGTATCGTAACTGGTGAAATTACACCAGAGAATACAAAACTGTCAAACGGTATGTATATTAGTCCGAGAGGCGCTGAAATTCTAAAAAAAGAAATCGCAGACAACAAAAAATGGAATTAA
- a CDS encoding YitT family protein — MSIIHKKSIVFDYIQIIVGATLVGLAFNIFLLPSRIAAGGVSGISTILYELFGYNPAYVQWLINIPLIILGLLLAGKEFSAKTIVGTFFVPFVIFLTAGIDVSIENPLLSSIYGGIMLGIGLGIVYRGNGSTGGTALIAQLLKKYTGMSSGFSQLIVDGVVVVTSAFVFNFELALYALMSIYVTSKVIDFVQLQTSPTKLVLIITESPDKIQSIIQNEIDRGLTKVQSTGGFSNNEKTMIFCVVEQSEAVYLKKLLQTAEPTSFVIFLNASEILGSGFSKAKVHGLNK, encoded by the coding sequence ATGTCTATTATCCATAAGAAGTCTATAGTATTTGACTACATCCAGATTATTGTCGGCGCCACGCTCGTCGGCCTCGCGTTCAATATATTTTTGCTTCCTTCGCGAATTGCTGCGGGAGGTGTATCGGGAATCAGCACAATTCTCTATGAATTGTTCGGCTACAATCCTGCATACGTACAGTGGCTTATTAATATTCCGTTAATCATTCTCGGATTATTGCTAGCGGGGAAAGAGTTCAGTGCGAAAACGATTGTCGGGACATTCTTCGTTCCATTTGTCATTTTTCTAACTGCGGGAATTGATGTCTCAATTGAAAATCCTCTACTCAGTTCTATTTATGGAGGGATTATGCTCGGGATTGGCCTCGGTATTGTGTACAGGGGAAACGGTTCAACGGGCGGGACAGCACTTATTGCCCAATTGTTAAAAAAATACACAGGTATGTCCAGCGGATTTTCTCAACTAATTGTTGATGGGGTCGTAGTAGTCACTTCGGCTTTCGTCTTTAATTTTGAATTGGCGCTGTACGCACTTATGTCAATCTATGTGACAAGCAAAGTAATCGACTTCGTTCAATTACAAACTTCCCCGACAAAGCTAGTACTCATTATTACAGAAAGCCCTGATAAGATTCAATCGATTATCCAGAACGAAATTGATAGAGGTTTGACGAAAGTGCAGTCAACTGGGGGATTTTCGAATAATGAAAAGACGATGATCTTCTGCGTCGTGGAACAATCAGAAGCCGTTTATTTGAAAAAGTTATTACAGACAGCTGAACCGACATCTTTTGTCATCTTCTTGAACGCTTCTGAAATATTAGGATCTGGTTTTTCAAAGGCAAAAGTGCATGGGCTGAATAAATAG
- the metA gene encoding homoserine O-acetyltransferase MetA, whose protein sequence is MPINIPEQLPAREMLKEEKIFVMDEMRATSQDIRPLNILILNLMPEKERTELQLLRLLGNTPLQVNVSFLNTATYESRNVSKNHLDSFYTTFEKVRNHRYDGLIITGAPIEHLEFEDVAYWDELKQIMDWSKTNVTSVLHICWGAQAALYYHYGINKFELPKKLSGVYSHTLTDPTIELARGFNDLFNAPHSRYTTVSVEQIEQDPRLQLLAVSEDAGAFIIISKDSKHIMVTGHLEYDACTLGEEYARDVAKGIDIAIPENYFPDNDPSKEPLNTWRSHTHLLFSNWLNYYVYQETPYEWD, encoded by the coding sequence ATGCCGATTAATATACCTGAACAATTACCTGCACGCGAAATGCTGAAAGAAGAAAAAATCTTTGTTATGGATGAAATGAGGGCCACTTCACAGGACATCCGGCCGCTAAATATACTAATTTTGAACCTCATGCCGGAAAAGGAACGAACAGAGCTCCAATTATTAAGACTGCTTGGCAATACACCTTTGCAAGTGAATGTATCCTTTTTGAATACGGCTACCTATGAATCACGTAACGTCAGCAAAAATCATTTGGACTCATTTTACACGACGTTCGAAAAGGTCAGAAACCACCGTTATGACGGGTTGATTATTACCGGCGCACCCATCGAACATTTGGAATTTGAAGATGTGGCGTATTGGGACGAATTGAAGCAAATCATGGACTGGTCAAAAACGAACGTCACTTCCGTTTTGCATATTTGTTGGGGGGCTCAGGCTGCGCTTTATTATCATTACGGAATTAATAAATTTGAGTTGCCTAAAAAGCTTTCAGGTGTATACAGTCATACATTGACTGATCCAACGATAGAATTGGCGCGAGGCTTCAATGATCTGTTTAATGCACCACATTCAAGATACACGACCGTTTCTGTCGAACAGATTGAACAGGATCCGCGTTTACAATTGTTGGCTGTGTCAGAAGATGCAGGAGCTTTTATCATTATTTCCAAGGATAGCAAGCATATTATGGTCACGGGCCATCTCGAATACGATGCATGCACACTCGGTGAAGAATATGCACGCGATGTAGCAAAGGGGATTGATATTGCTATCCCTGAAAACTACTTCCCAGACAATGACCCTTCTAAAGAGCCATTGAACACATGGCGATCGCATACACATCTGCTGTTTTCGAACTGGTTGAATTACTACGTCTATCAGGAAACACCTTATGAGTGGGATTAA
- a CDS encoding GNAT family N-acetyltransferase has product MHRLELTVVSRNEAGLSLYKKMGFEIEGTKKHSLFIGDEFVDEYYMSKLIDPVPC; this is encoded by the coding sequence ATGCATCGCTTAGAGTTAACGGTGGTTAGTCGAAATGAAGCTGGTCTATCTTTATATAAAAAAATGGGTTTCGAAATTGAAGGAACAAAAAAGCACTCTTTATTCATCGGTGATGAATTTGTTGATGAATATTACATGTCAAAGCTGATTGATCCTGTTCCCTGCTAA
- a CDS encoding metallophosphoesterase, protein MLKKKLIYIMVGIVAFAYFVYFQNNSIVTSKTVIRSADIPNGFHQYKIVHLSDLHSKNFGRDQQILVRKVSQLKPNIIVFTGDLIDSNRVGDEASLILMKELTTIVPVYYVSGNHEWWSGTFSSLESSLNDLGVRVLRNEHDVVDKGNDKMYIVGIDDPAHGSKSLTERERTEDVIVESIEGIEKDSFTILLSHRPEMLDLYAASGFDIVFAGHAHGGQVRIPFIGGLVAPNQGFFPTYTAGKHELNQTVMVVSRGLGNSIIPLRLFNRPEIVEITLEVLDS, encoded by the coding sequence ATGTTAAAGAAAAAGTTAATATATATAATGGTTGGAATCGTTGCATTCGCTTATTTCGTTTACTTTCAAAATAATTCAATCGTCACAAGTAAAACAGTTATTCGTTCAGCTGACATCCCTAATGGTTTCCATCAATACAAGATCGTCCATTTGTCTGATCTTCACAGTAAGAATTTTGGGAGAGACCAGCAAATATTGGTTCGAAAAGTAAGTCAGCTAAAGCCGAATATCATTGTATTTACGGGTGACCTGATTGATTCTAATCGGGTGGGAGATGAGGCTAGCCTTATCTTAATGAAAGAATTGACAACCATTGTGCCTGTTTATTACGTTTCTGGCAACCACGAATGGTGGTCTGGAACATTCAGCTCCTTGGAAAGTTCACTGAATGATCTAGGGGTACGGGTTTTGAGAAATGAGCATGATGTCGTGGATAAAGGAAATGACAAAATGTACATTGTTGGCATCGATGACCCGGCTCATGGCAGTAAGAGTTTAACTGAACGTGAGAGAACGGAGGACGTTATCGTGGAGTCGATAGAGGGAATTGAGAAAGACAGTTTCACGATTCTACTATCGCATCGTCCAGAAATGCTTGACCTTTATGCAGCGTCTGGTTTTGACATTGTGTTTGCAGGACATGCCCATGGTGGACAGGTTAGAATTCCTTTTATCGGCGGTTTAGTTGCACCGAATCAAGGATTCTTTCCAACATATACTGCTGGCAAACATGAGTTGAATCAAACAGTGATGGTGGTAAGCAGGGGCCTTGGGAACAGTATAATTCCGTTGAGATTATTTAATCGACCTGAGATTGTGGAAATCACATTGGAAGTGCTAGATAGTTGA
- a CDS encoding rhodanese-like domain-containing protein, with translation MSVRTITPEELFEKMRAQEEFVLVDVRAEEKYNDFHIENSNVSDMNIPKTEIFRLEDESEENIAMLPMNQELIITCTTGNSATKCANILSGRAYDVVVLEGGITAWIEFMNKK, from the coding sequence TTGTCGGTTAGAACAATTACACCTGAAGAATTATTCGAGAAAATGAGAGCACAAGAAGAATTTGTACTTGTGGATGTACGGGCTGAAGAAAAATATAACGATTTTCATATCGAAAACTCTAATGTATCGGATATGAATATACCTAAAACAGAAATTTTCAGGCTGGAAGACGAATCGGAAGAAAATATAGCTATGTTACCAATGAATCAAGAGCTGATCATTACATGTACGACTGGAAACTCCGCAACGAAATGTGCGAACATTCTCTCTGGTCGTGCCTATGATGTTGTCGTCTTGGAAGGCGGCATTACCGCGTGGATAGAATTTATGAACAAAAAATAA
- a CDS encoding YetF domain-containing protein, with product MTDWLEIDFWEMIIRTTVAFIILLILARIMGKKQISQLTFFHYVTGITIGSIAAEISVNAETHFFNGSIALIWWAVLTVIVNLLTIKSIKARKLLDDKPTILILKGKISEQGMKKARFTLNDLNMMLREQGVFSIMDVNYAILETNGELSILKKASQEPATRQDVKAPGTEPKYIPTEIISDGNLIKENLTELKLTEEWVYSQLKKKGIGTIEQVYYAEIQGDGTLHVDEKTGK from the coding sequence GTGACTGATTGGTTGGAAATTGATTTTTGGGAAATGATCATCCGTACAACTGTGGCGTTTATTATTCTTCTTATTCTTGCAAGGATTATGGGAAAAAAACAGATTTCGCAGTTGACGTTTTTCCATTATGTCACGGGCATTACAATAGGGTCGATCGCAGCGGAAATTTCTGTGAACGCCGAAACGCATTTTTTCAATGGATCCATTGCATTAATATGGTGGGCGGTGTTGACAGTAATTGTGAACTTGTTGACGATTAAATCCATCAAGGCTAGGAAGCTACTTGATGACAAGCCGACGATATTAATCCTAAAAGGAAAAATTAGCGAGCAAGGTATGAAGAAAGCACGGTTTACGTTGAATGACTTAAATATGATGCTTCGTGAGCAAGGGGTATTTTCGATTATGGATGTCAATTATGCGATTCTCGAAACGAACGGTGAGCTGAGTATTTTGAAAAAAGCGAGCCAAGAACCTGCTACTCGACAAGATGTCAAAGCTCCTGGCACTGAGCCTAAATATATTCCGACTGAAATTATTTCTGATGGGAATTTGATAAAGGAAAACTTGACTGAGTTGAAACTCACAGAGGAATGGGTCTATAGTCAATTGAAGAAAAAAGGTATCGGTACAATTGAACAGGTTTATTATGCGGAAATTCAAGGTGATGGGACTCTTCATGTTGATGAGAAAACAGGTAAATAA
- a CDS encoding NAD(P)-dependent malic enzyme, with translation MDRDYRSALEMHGLHKGKMEIVSTVPLENAADLSLAYSPGVAEPCLEIAKDRNTVFDYTIKGNLVAVITDGTAVLGLGDIGPEAALPVMEGKALLLKRFADVDAFPICLGTKNVEEIIQTVKAISPTFGGINLEDISAPRCFEIEKRLREECDIPVFHDDQHGTAIVVAAGLINAFKLIKKDLSTAKIVVNGAGAAGIAIVKHLTTLGCRHIILCDSKGTIHKERTNGMNPVKVEMAYSTNPFGVTGSLSDALINADVFIGVSVANLLTEKMIQSMNESPVLFALANPTPEIMPDLAKQYGAFIIATGRSDYPNQVNNVLAFPGIFRGALDVRAGDINEEMKMAATYAIASLIDEKDLHPDYIIPDPFDERVVNTVAQAVGEAAIKTGTATLSAIPVG, from the coding sequence ATGGACAGGGATTATCGTTCTGCTTTGGAAATGCATGGACTGCATAAAGGAAAAATGGAGATTGTATCGACGGTACCGCTCGAAAATGCAGCGGATCTCAGTTTGGCTTATTCGCCTGGGGTTGCCGAACCTTGTCTGGAAATTGCGAAAGACCGCAACACCGTTTTTGATTATACGATTAAAGGAAATCTTGTTGCCGTCATCACTGATGGCACCGCAGTACTGGGCCTAGGGGACATTGGTCCAGAGGCCGCTTTACCCGTAATGGAAGGTAAGGCTCTTCTGCTTAAGCGTTTTGCAGATGTCGATGCCTTTCCGATTTGTCTTGGAACGAAGAATGTGGAAGAAATCATTCAAACAGTAAAAGCGATAAGCCCAACTTTCGGTGGCATTAATTTGGAAGACATTTCGGCCCCCCGCTGTTTTGAAATTGAAAAACGCTTGCGGGAAGAATGTGATATCCCCGTTTTCCACGATGACCAGCACGGAACAGCAATCGTCGTAGCAGCAGGTCTAATCAATGCATTCAAACTAATTAAAAAGGACTTGTCCACCGCAAAAATCGTCGTCAACGGTGCTGGTGCTGCAGGAATTGCAATCGTTAAACATCTGACCACACTTGGTTGCCGTCACATCATCCTTTGTGACTCAAAAGGTACAATCCATAAAGAACGAACTAATGGCATGAATCCCGTCAAAGTAGAAATGGCTTATAGTACAAATCCATTCGGCGTTACCGGAAGCTTGTCTGACGCGCTGATTAATGCAGATGTTTTCATAGGTGTATCGGTCGCTAACTTGTTGACGGAAAAAATGATTCAGTCCATGAACGAATCACCTGTACTCTTCGCTTTGGCGAATCCTACACCCGAAATAATGCCTGACCTTGCCAAACAGTATGGTGCTTTTATTATCGCAACAGGACGTTCAGATTATCCGAATCAAGTCAATAACGTACTCGCTTTCCCTGGTATTTTCAGAGGCGCGCTTGACGTCCGTGCTGGTGACATTAACGAAGAGATGAAAATGGCCGCTACCTATGCAATCGCATCATTGATTGATGAAAAAGATTTACATCCGGATTACATTATCCCTGATCCCTTTGACGAGCGCGTCGTCAATACAGTAGCTCAAGCTGTCGGTGAAGCTGCCATTAAAACGGGAACAGCCACACTTTCTGCCATACCCGTTGGTTAA